From a region of the Podospora pseudopauciseta strain CBS 411.78 chromosome 7 map unlocalized CBS411.78m_7, whole genome shotgun sequence genome:
- a CDS encoding uncharacterized protein (EggNog:ENOG503PC7D; COG:S), giving the protein MDASSLLALPTSPAPSSLQIFALFINFFFPVLAFIVVSVRVAGRVASSQFSMDDWLVCIAMLMSVAETVISFFFIKTNFIGIPISQVPSHDPTQGLIWAYAVQILYNPILALVKSSALIFLSRLFGQKDGVRRFLLWLNIANISQMVAVFFAITFQCLPIAFNWDLTTRGGRCVDRRVLYTCTAVINIATDLLILGTPIWIFAKLKIPRRTKMALLFVFLLGFLVTITSVVRLVLLVQGLFNLTALSDPTSNVGFVTSAIETNLALITASAPALRPIFRRRERGGWLGRSTIAPATTNGAPDLESGQKSVGWDKANRSSSPARSVRAKFGRGGSKLSRGGRARRGGRGGKLRPIITRVITTTEQQQELRSSSPRESEEQTMTRNGIMRVSDVQREIEEIAIGLARTTTMTSRGSMEEERGRTRGRVVVYSESIYPEYVPDLLPGDGGGGKLDLRVRDEERRYDEGRVSRRYGVVTPRAGVTPTGRGWEGSGRPF; this is encoded by the exons GGCACCATCTTCACTACAGATCTTTGCGCTCTTTATCAACTTTTTCTTTCCGGTGTTGGCTTTTATAGTGGTTTCCGTCAGGGTGGCGGGCAGGGTGGCCAGCAGCCAGTTTTCCATGGATGATTGGCTGGTCTGCATTGCCATGCTGATGTCGGTCGCAGAGACGGTCATCAGCTTCTTTT TCATCAAAACAAACTTCATTGGCATCCCCATCAGCCAAGTCCCATCCCACGACCCTACTCAGGGTCTTATCTGGGCTTATGCCGTGCAGATATTGTACAACCCCATTCTCGCCCTCGTCAAGTCATCTGCGCTTATTTTCCTGTCTCGATTGTTCGGTCAAAAAGACGGCGTCAGACGGTTTCTGCTCTGGCTCAACATTGCCAACATCTCCCAGATGGTGGCTGTCTTTTTTGCTATCACGTTTCAATGCCTACCCATCGCCTTTAATTGGGATCTCACTACTAGGGGTGGTAGGTGTGTTGACCGCCGGGTGCTATACACTTGCACGGCCGTGATCAACATCGCCACCGACCTCCTGATCTTGGGGACGCCGATTTGGATATTTGCCAAGCTGAAGATACCGAGACGGACAAAGATggcgttgttgtttgtttttttgttggggTTTTT AGTAACCATCACCTCCGTCGTCCGCCTCGTCTTGCTGGTTCAGGGATTATTCAACCTTACTGCGCTGTCTGATCCGACGTCGAACGTCGGGTTTGTCACCTCTGCCATTGAGACGAACCTGGCGCTTATTACCGCTTCTGCCCCGGCGTTGAGGCCTATAtttcggaggagggagaggggtgggtggttaGGTCGATCCACCATCGCCCCTGCGACAACCAATGGAGCTCCTGATTTGGAATCAGGGCAGAAATCGGTTGGTTGGGACAAGGCTAATAGATCGTCCTCCCCTGCGAGGAGTGTCAGGGCTAAGTTTGGACGTGGCGGGAGTAAGTTGtctcgaggagggagggcgagaagaggggggagaggagggaaaTTACGGCCTATCATCACCAGGGTCATCACGACGAccgaacagcagcaggagctCCGAAGTTCGAGTCCGAGGGAGAGCGAGGAgcagacgatgacgaggaatGGGATTATGAGGGTTAGTGATGTGCagagggagattgaggagattGCTAttgggttggcgaggacTACGACAATGACGAGTAGGGGGtcgatggaggaggagagggggaggacaagggggagggtggtggtttatAGTGAGAGTATTTATCCGGAGTATGTTCCTGATTTATTacctggtgatggtggggggggaaAGTTGGatttgagggtgagggatgaggagaggaggtatgatgaggggagggtgtcgaggaggtATGGGGTTGTTACGCCTAGGGCTGGGGTGACGCCTacggggaggggttgggaggggagtgggCGGCCTTTTtag